A genomic stretch from Streptomyces venezuelae ATCC 10712 includes:
- a CDS encoding amidohydrolase family protein, which yields MIDTPNLVDQYCHGVLRTELGLGTFEAHLGAQLGGSSALPAAGTTFFDTQTGFALRRWCPPLLGLEPHCPPARYLARRRELGAAEAGRRLLRASGIATYLVDTGLPGDLTGPAELGAAGAAEAHEIVRLEPLAEQVADTSGTVEAFLANLAEAVHGAAAHAVAFASAAGVGRGLGCTPEPPGPGEVRGAAGRWLARRPAGGRLTDPVLLRHLLWIAVTAGRPLQLHTGDRDPAVTAGFAAATAGLGADLVLLHSYPYHRTAAQLTGVHPHVYADLGPVLAHTGARAAAVLAEVLERAPFGKLLFSSGAHGLPELHVVAASVFRTALARVLGEWVMDGAWSRTDAQRVATMIAAGNARRVYRLAGSR from the coding sequence ATGATCGACACGCCGAACCTGGTGGACCAGTACTGCCACGGGGTGCTCCGCACGGAACTCGGCCTCGGCACCTTCGAGGCCCACCTCGGCGCCCAGCTCGGCGGGAGCTCCGCGCTGCCCGCCGCGGGCACCACCTTCTTCGACACCCAGACCGGCTTCGCCCTCCGCCGCTGGTGTCCGCCGCTCCTCGGCCTGGAACCCCACTGCCCGCCCGCCCGGTACCTCGCACGCCGCCGCGAGCTCGGCGCCGCCGAGGCGGGCCGGCGCCTCCTGCGGGCCTCCGGGATCGCCACGTACCTCGTGGACACCGGGCTCCCCGGCGACCTCACGGGACCCGCAGAGCTCGGCGCCGCCGGAGCGGCCGAGGCCCACGAGATCGTCCGCCTCGAACCACTCGCCGAGCAGGTCGCCGACACCTCGGGGACCGTCGAGGCCTTCCTCGCCAACCTCGCCGAGGCCGTCCACGGGGCCGCCGCCCACGCCGTCGCCTTCGCCTCCGCGGCGGGCGTAGGCCGAGGGCTCGGGTGCACGCCCGAACCGCCGGGACCCGGGGAGGTGCGCGGCGCGGCGGGGCGCTGGCTGGCCCGGCGCCCGGCCGGCGGCCGGCTCACCGACCCCGTCCTGCTGCGCCATCTGCTCTGGATCGCGGTCACCGCGGGGCGCCCCCTCCAGCTGCACACCGGCGACCGGGACCCGGCCGTGACGGCCGGCTTCGCCGCCGCCACCGCGGGGCTCGGCGCCGACCTGGTGCTGCTGCACTCCTACCCGTACCACCGGACCGCCGCGCAGCTGACCGGGGTGCACCCGCACGTGTACGCGGACCTCGGTCCGGTCCTCGCGCACACCGGGGCGCGGGCGGCGGCCGTCCTGGCGGAGGTCCTGGAGCGGGCCCCCTTCGGGAAGCTGCTCTTCTCCAGCGGAGCCCACGGGCTGCCCGAGCTCCACGTGGTCGCCGCGAGCGTCTTCCGCACCGCCCTCGCCCGGGTGCTCGGCGAGTGGGTCATGGACGGCGCCTGGTCCCGTACGGACGCCCAGCGCGTCGCCACGATGATCGCGGCGGGAAACGCGCGACGGGTCTACCGGCTCGCGGGGAGCCGGTAG
- a CDS encoding heme o synthase, which translates to MTAVESRPAGVVLTPSPGGHRPFGARVKAYVALTKPRIIELLLITTVPVMFLAEQGVPDLWLVLATCFGGYLSAGGANALNMYIDRDIDALMDRTSQRPLVTGVLTPREGLVFGLTLAVVSTLWFGLLVNWLSAALSLGALLFYVVIYTMILKRRTAQNIVWGGIAGCLPVLIGWSAVTDSMSWAAVILFLVIFFWTPPHYWPLSMKVKDDYARAGVPMLPVLASNKVVAKQIVAYSWVMVAVSLLLTPLGYTGWFYLAVALLTGGWWLWEAHALLHRAKNGATGAKLKEMRLFHWSITYVSLLFVAVAVDPFLR; encoded by the coding sequence GTGACGGCCGTCGAGTCCCGACCCGCAGGGGTCGTCTTGACTCCCAGCCCGGGGGGCCATCGGCCGTTCGGGGCCCGCGTCAAGGCATATGTGGCGCTGACCAAGCCGCGGATCATCGAACTGCTGCTCATCACCACCGTTCCGGTGATGTTCCTCGCCGAGCAGGGCGTGCCCGACCTGTGGCTGGTACTCGCCACGTGCTTCGGCGGCTATCTGTCGGCGGGCGGCGCCAACGCGCTGAACATGTACATCGACCGCGACATCGACGCGCTGATGGACCGCACCTCGCAGCGTCCGCTGGTCACCGGCGTGCTGACGCCGCGCGAGGGCCTGGTCTTCGGCCTCACCCTCGCCGTGGTCTCCACGCTCTGGTTCGGCCTGCTGGTCAACTGGCTCTCCGCAGCCCTCTCGCTCGGCGCGCTCCTCTTCTACGTCGTGATCTACACGATGATCCTGAAGCGCCGCACCGCGCAGAACATCGTCTGGGGCGGCATCGCCGGCTGTCTGCCGGTGCTCATCGGCTGGTCCGCCGTCACCGACTCGATGTCCTGGGCCGCCGTCATCCTCTTCCTCGTCATCTTCTTCTGGACGCCGCCGCACTACTGGCCGCTGTCGATGAAGGTCAAGGACGACTACGCGCGCGCGGGCGTGCCGATGCTCCCGGTGCTCGCCTCCAACAAGGTCGTCGCCAAGCAGATCGTCGCCTACAGCTGGGTGATGGTCGCCGTCTCGCTGCTGCTGACCCCGCTCGGCTACACCGGCTGGTTCTACCTGGCCGTGGCGCTGCTGACCGGCGGCTGGTGGCTCTGGGAGGCGCACGCGCTGCTCCACCGCGCGAAGAACGGCGCGACCGGCGCGAAGCTCAAGGAGATGCGCCTCTTCCACTGGTCCATCACCTATGTCTCGCTGCTCTTCGTGGCGGTCGCGGTGGACCCGTTCCTCCGCTAG
- the tkt gene encoding transketolase, with amino-acid sequence MSTKPTTTDLEWTELDQRAVDTARILAADAVQKVGNGHPGTAMSLAPAAYTLFQKVMRHDPADPEWVGRDRFVLSAGHSSLTLYTQLYLGGFGLELDDLKAFRTWGSKTPGHPEYGHTAAVETTTGPLGQGVANAVGMAMAARFERGLFDPEAAAGTSPFDHRIYAIAGDGCLQEGISAEASSLAGHQKLGNLILLWDDNHISIEGDTETAVSEDTMKRYEAYGWHVQRVEPQANGDLDPAALYAAIKAAEAETERPSFIAMRSIIAWPAPNAQNTEAAHGSALGDEEIAATKRVLGFDPEKTFEVTDEVIAHTRALGDRGREARAAWEKSLAEWRTANPERAAEFDRIQANELPAGWAEKLPVFEPGKGVATRAASGQVLKALGAVIPELWGGSADLAGSNNTTIDKDSSFLPEGNPLPEADKYGRTIHFGIREHSMAAEMNGIALHGNTRIYGGTFLVFSDYMRNAVRLSALMHLPVTYVWTHDSIGLGEDGPTHQPVEHLASLRAIPGLNVVRPADANETAIAWREIMQRHTKVFGKGAPHGLALTRQGVPTYAPNEDTVKGGYVLFDAEGGDAQVVLIGTGSEVHLAVEAREQLQAAGVPTRVVSMPSVEWFEEQDQEYKDSVLPPSVKARVAVEAGIGLTWHRYVGDAGRIVSLEHFGASADAKVLFREFGFTPEAIVAAARESIDAAAR; translated from the coding sequence GTGAGCACTAAGCCGACCACCACAGACCTCGAGTGGACCGAGTTGGACCAGCGGGCTGTCGACACCGCCCGCATCCTGGCCGCGGACGCCGTACAGAAGGTCGGCAACGGCCATCCCGGTACGGCCATGAGCCTGGCGCCCGCCGCGTACACCCTCTTCCAGAAGGTGATGCGACACGACCCGGCCGACCCCGAGTGGGTCGGGCGCGACAGGTTCGTCCTCTCCGCGGGACACTCGTCCCTGACCCTCTACACCCAGCTGTACCTGGGTGGCTTCGGGCTCGAGCTGGACGACCTGAAGGCCTTCCGCACCTGGGGTTCGAAGACCCCCGGGCACCCGGAGTACGGTCACACCGCCGCGGTCGAGACCACCACGGGCCCGCTGGGCCAGGGTGTCGCCAACGCCGTGGGCATGGCGATGGCCGCCCGCTTCGAGCGCGGTCTGTTCGACCCGGAGGCCGCCGCCGGCACCTCCCCGTTCGACCACCGGATCTACGCGATCGCCGGCGACGGCTGCCTGCAGGAGGGCATCTCCGCGGAGGCGTCCTCGCTCGCCGGCCACCAGAAGCTCGGCAACCTGATCCTGCTGTGGGACGACAACCACATCTCGATCGAGGGCGACACCGAGACCGCCGTGTCCGAGGACACGATGAAGCGGTACGAGGCGTACGGCTGGCACGTCCAGCGCGTCGAGCCGCAGGCCAACGGCGACCTGGACCCGGCCGCGCTGTACGCGGCGATCAAGGCCGCCGAGGCCGAGACGGAGCGTCCGTCGTTCATCGCGATGCGCTCGATCATCGCCTGGCCCGCGCCGAACGCGCAGAACACCGAGGCCGCGCACGGCTCGGCGCTCGGCGACGAGGAGATCGCGGCCACCAAGCGCGTCCTCGGCTTCGACCCGGAGAAGACCTTCGAGGTCACCGACGAGGTCATCGCGCACACCCGCGCGCTCGGCGACCGCGGCCGTGAGGCCCGCGCCGCCTGGGAGAAGTCGCTCGCCGAGTGGCGTACGGCCAACCCGGAGCGCGCCGCCGAGTTCGACCGCATCCAGGCGAACGAGCTGCCGGCCGGCTGGGCCGAGAAGCTGCCGGTCTTCGAGCCGGGCAAGGGCGTCGCCACCCGCGCCGCCTCGGGCCAGGTCCTCAAGGCGCTCGGCGCGGTCATCCCGGAGCTGTGGGGCGGCTCGGCCGACCTCGCCGGCTCCAACAACACGACGATCGACAAGGACTCGTCGTTCCTGCCCGAGGGCAACCCGCTGCCGGAGGCCGACAAGTACGGCCGCACGATCCACTTCGGCATCCGCGAGCACTCCATGGCCGCGGAGATGAACGGCATCGCCCTCCACGGCAACACCCGCATCTACGGCGGCACCTTCCTGGTGTTCTCCGACTACATGCGCAACGCCGTGCGGCTGTCCGCGCTGATGCACCTGCCCGTCACGTACGTCTGGACCCACGACTCGATCGGTCTGGGCGAGGACGGCCCGACGCACCAGCCGGTGGAGCACCTGGCCTCGCTGCGCGCGATCCCGGGTCTCAACGTGGTCCGTCCGGCCGACGCCAACGAGACGGCCATCGCCTGGCGCGAGATCATGCAGCGCCACACGAAGGTCTTCGGCAAGGGCGCCCCGCACGGTCTGGCGCTCACCCGCCAGGGCGTGCCGACGTACGCGCCGAACGAGGACACGGTCAAGGGCGGCTACGTGCTGTTCGACGCCGAGGGCGGCGACGCCCAGGTCGTGCTGATCGGCACGGGCTCCGAGGTGCACCTGGCCGTCGAGGCCCGCGAGCAGCTCCAGGCCGCCGGCGTTCCGACCCGCGTGGTCTCGATGCCGTCCGTGGAGTGGTTCGAGGAGCAGGACCAGGAGTACAAGGACTCCGTCCTGCCGCCGTCGGTCAAGGCCCGCGTCGCGGTCGAGGCCGGCATCGGTCTCACCTGGCACCGGTACGTCGGGGACGCCGGCCGGATCGTCTCCCTGGAGCACTTCGGCGCCTCGGCGGACGCGAAGGTCCTGTTCCGCGAGTTCGGGTTCACGCCGGAGGCGATCGTCGCCGCCGCCCGGGAATCGATCGACGCCGCCGCGCGCTGA
- the tal gene encoding transaldolase: protein MTDALKRLSDEGVAIWLDDLSRKRITSGNLAELIDQSHVVGVTTNPSIFQKAISHGDGYEQQLADLAARKVTVDEAIRMITTADVRDAADILRPVFDATDGQDGRVSIEVDPRLAHETTATVAEAKQLAWLVDRPNTLIKIPATKAGLPAITEVIGLGISVNVTLIFSLERYRAVMDAYLAGLEKARERGLDLSKIHSVASFFVSRVDSEIDKRLDGIGTDEAKALKGKAALANARLAYEAFEEVFSSERWAALDKAQANKQRPLWASTGVKDPAYKDTLYVVDLVAPGTVNTMPEATLEATADHGVVTGDTVRGTYEQARAELAAVEKLGISYDEVVQLLEDEGVEKFEASWNDLLKSTEAELSRLAPSEA from the coding sequence ATGACAGACGCTCTCAAGCGCCTCTCCGACGAAGGCGTCGCGATCTGGCTGGACGACCTCTCGCGCAAGCGGATCACGTCCGGCAACCTGGCCGAGCTCATCGACCAGAGCCACGTGGTCGGTGTGACCACCAACCCGTCGATCTTCCAGAAGGCCATCTCGCACGGTGACGGCTACGAGCAGCAGCTCGCCGACCTCGCCGCCCGCAAGGTGACCGTCGACGAGGCGATCCGCATGATCACGACGGCGGACGTCCGGGACGCCGCCGACATCCTGCGGCCGGTCTTCGACGCGACCGACGGCCAGGACGGCCGGGTCTCCATCGAGGTCGACCCCCGGCTCGCCCACGAGACGACCGCCACCGTCGCCGAGGCCAAGCAGCTGGCCTGGCTGGTGGACCGCCCCAACACGCTGATCAAGATTCCGGCCACCAAGGCGGGTCTGCCGGCGATCACCGAGGTCATCGGTCTCGGCATCAGCGTCAACGTGACGCTGATCTTCTCGCTTGAGCGCTACCGCGCGGTCATGGACGCCTACCTGGCGGGTCTGGAGAAGGCCCGCGAGCGCGGCCTGGACCTCTCCAAGATCCACTCGGTGGCCTCCTTCTTCGTGTCCCGGGTGGACTCGGAGATCGACAAGCGCCTGGACGGCATCGGCACGGACGAGGCCAAGGCCCTCAAGGGCAAGGCCGCGCTGGCCAACGCGCGACTGGCGTACGAGGCGTTCGAGGAGGTCTTCTCCTCGGAGCGCTGGGCCGCCCTCGACAAGGCGCAGGCCAACAAGCAGCGTCCGCTGTGGGCCTCGACCGGCGTCAAGGACCCGGCGTACAAGGACACCCTGTACGTCGTGGACCTGGTCGCCCCCGGCACGGTCAACACCATGCCGGAGGCCACCCTGGAGGCCACCGCCGACCACGGCGTGGTCACCGGTGACACCGTGCGCGGCACCTACGAGCAGGCGCGTGCCGAACTGGCGGCCGTCGAGAAGCTGGGCATCAGCTACGACGAGGTCGTCCAGCTCCTGGAGGACGAGGGCGTCGAGAAGTTCGAGGCGTCCTGGAACGACCTTCTCAAGTCCACCGAGGCGGAGCTCTCGCGCCTCGCACCTTCGGAGGCGTAA